The Stutzerimonas stutzeri DNA window GCCAAGCTGATCATCAAGCTGACCAACGACATCGCCAATACCATCAACGCCGACCCGACCGTGCGCGGGCTGCTCAAGGTGGTGTTCCTGCCCAACTACAACGTCAGCCTGGCCGAGGACATCATTCCCGCGGCCGACCTGTCCGAGCAGATTTCCACCGCCGGGCTCGAAGCCTCCGGCACCAGCAACATGAAGTTCGCCCTCAACGGCGCACTGACTATCGGCACCCTGGACGGCGCCAACGTGGAAATGAGCGAACAGATCGGCCTGGAACACATGTTCATCTTCGGCCTTACCGCGCAGGAGGTGAATGCGCGCAAGCAGGGCAACGAGTACAACGCCGAGGCCATCATCGCGGGGTCGCATCGTCTCAGCGAAGTGCTGTCGGCGATCCGCGGCGGCGGTTTCTCACCGGGCGATCCGGGTCGCTACGTCGGCCTGGTGGACGGTATCAGCTGGCACGATACCTTCATGGTCTGCGCCGACTTCGAGGCCTACTGGCAGGCCCAGCTGGAGGTCGAAGAGCGCTGGCGCGACCCCGCCCGCTGGTGGCGCTCGTCGGTGCTCAATACCGCGCGCACGGGCTGGTTCTCCTCCGATCGCACCATCCGCGAATACGCCCGGGAGATCTGGAAAGTGATGTAAGTGGCTGGCCCGTCGGCGCTTTTCCGCCGGCGGTCAGCCAGAACCTGCGGGGTGACGCGCTCGTGCTGGCAATCTGCTCGCCGCTGCGCTGAACTCTGCGGGGGGCCGACCGGTCTGAGGGGAGTTAGTTTTCCTACGGCCTGCTAAACTGCGCGGGTTTATCCTTCCTCCGGAGCCATTTCCATGTCACGCGTAACCCTCAGTCGCTACCTCATCGAGCAGACTCGCAGCAACAACACCCCGGCGGATCTGCGCTTTCTCATCGAGGTCGTGGCGCGCGCGTGCAAGGCGATCAGCCACCAGGTTTCCAAGGGCGCGCTGGGCGGCGTGCTGGGCAGCGCCGGCAGCGAGAACGTGCAGGGCGAAGTGCAGAAAAAGCTCGACGTGCTCTCCAACGAAATCCTGCTGGAAGCCAACGAGTGGGGCGGCCACCTGGCCGGCATGGCTTCCGAGGAAATGGACAACGCGTACCAGATTCCCGGCAAATACCCGAAGGGCGCCTATCTGCTGGTCTTCGACCCGCTGGACGGCTCCAGCAACATCGACGTGAACGTCTCGGTCGGCACCATCTTCTCGGTGCTGCGCTGCCCGGATGCCTGCTTCAGCCAGAACGACGCCCTCGGCGAGGAAGCCTTCCTGCAGCCGGGCACCAAGCAGGTCGCCGCCGGTTACGCCATCTACGGCCCGCAGACCATGCTGGTGCTCACCCTTGGCCACGGCGTGATGGGCTTTACCCTCGATCGCGAGCTGGGCAGCTTCGTGCTCACCCACGAGAACCTCTGCGTACCGCAGAGCACTGCCGAATTCGCCATCAACATGTCCAATCAGCGCCACTGGGAAGCCCCGGTGCAGCGCTACGTCGGCGAGTTGCTGGCCGGCAAGGAAGGCCCGCTGGGCAAGAACTACAACATGCGCTGGATCGCCTCGATGGTCGCCGACGTGCACCGCATCCTCACCCGTGGCGGCATCTTCATGTATCCGCGTGACGCCCGCGAGCCGGACAAGGCCGGCAAGCTGCGCCTGATGTATGAAGCCAACCCGATGTCGATGATCATCGAGCAGGCCGGTGGTGCCGCCACCACCGGTACCCAGCGTATCCTCGAGATCCAGCCGCAATCGCTGCACCAGCGCGTGCCGGTGTTCCTCGGCTCGAAGGAAGAAGTCGAGCGCGTCACCGGCTACCACCAGGGCTGACCGGTGCAGGCGCCCTGGCAGGACTTGCTCCACTGGTGGTTCGGCCAGGGCACCAGCGCAACCGAGATCGCGGCTGAAAAACAGCGGCTCTGGTTCGGCTACCGTCCACAACAGGATGCCGAGGCGCGCGAGCGCTTCGGCGCGCTGGTCGAGCAGGCGCTGAACGGCGACCTGCAGGACTGGGCCGAACAGCCCGAGGGTTGGCTGGCCCTGGTGCTGCTGCTTGACCAGTTGCCCCGGATGATCCATCGCGACACCCCGCGGGCCTTCGCCGGCGATGAGCGCGCACAGCAGCTGGTTCGCGATGGTCTTGCCCATGGCGGCGACATGCTGCTCTCGCCGATCCAGCGCGTATTCATCTATCTGGTGCTCGAACACGCGGAGAATCTGGCGGTGCAGGATCTGGCAGTGGCGCACTTCACCGCCCTGCGCGACATTGCCGCCGAGCACGAACAGGCGCTGTTCCGCGACTTCCTCGACTATGCCGAACGCCATCGGGAGGTCATCTCCCGCTTCGGGCGCTTCCCGCATCGCAACGCCATTCTCGGACGCGACAGCAGCGATGCCGAACAATCGTTCCTGCAGCAGCCAGGTTCGTCGTTCTAGCCCCGCCGCCGCCGTCGTTGGGCTGGCGCCGCAGAACCCGCTCTGCAGCGCTGAACTTAAAAAGAAGCAAGGAGCTCGATATGTCATTGCGTACCCCATTGTTGATCGCCTGCACGGTTCTGCTGGCCGCCTGCAGCCCGATCACCCAGGAGAACTTCGCCAAGCTCAAGCCCGGCATGGAGCGGGTGGAAGTGGAAAAGCTCTTGGGCAAGCCTTCGGAATGCGCCGGTGCGCTGGGCATGTCCAGCTGTACCTGGGGTGAGAAGAACCGCTTCATCAGCGTCCAGTTCGCCGGCGACAAGGTGATGATGTTTTCCGGCAAGGGGCTGAGGTAAACGCCGAAACCGTCTGGAGATTCCCATGCGTGCGAGTGTCGCCCTGCTGTGCCTGATCCTGTTGAGCGGCTGTGTGGGAGGCGGGCGTGAGCGGCCGCCGGAAACCGTGGGCGAGGTGGATCTGGCGCGCTACCAGGGCACCTGGTACGAGCTGGCGCGCCTGCCGATGTTCTTCCAGCGCGACTGCCTGCGTTCCGAAGCGCATTACCAGCTGCAGGCCAACGGCAAGGTAGCGGTCACCAATCGCTGCGAGACGGAAGATGGCCAATGGCAGGAAGCCAAGGGCGAGGCGGTACCGCAGCAGGCCGGTCGCACCGATCGGCTGTGGGTGCGCTTCGATAACTGGTTTGGCCGTCTGTTCCCGGATCTGACCAAGGGGCATTACTGGGTGCTCTACCTGGATGAAGGGTACAGCACCGCCCTGGTCGGCAGTCCCGACCGCAGATATCTCTGGCTGCTGGCCCGCGATGCCGAGGTCGACCAGGCGACGCGCGCCCGTCTGCTCAGCGAGGCCGAACGCAGAGGCTACGACACCTCTGAGCTGATCTGGCGCCAGTGAGGTGGCCTGCAACCGGCGCTGCTCACTGCCACTGCAGACGCGCCAGTTGCCAGCTGCCGTTCTCCTGTCGCCATTCCAGCCTGACCTGATAGTGTCCGGCCTGCTGCGGCAGCAGGGCCTCGGCACCGGTCAACGCGACCTGCGCCTCGGTATGACCGCGGTCCGGGTAGGTTGCATCGATCCAGCTGCGCTGGCTCAGGGCGATCACCCGGACGTTGCGATGGCGCATGAACATCAGCGTCGCCGTGCGCCGGGCCCAGTCGCGATCGTACTGCTGCTGGGCCTGGAAATCGGCGTGCAGCAGTGCCATCAGCTCTCCGGTCTGCTTGCTTTCCAGGCTCGCCTGCAGCTGCTCTGCCGCCTGCTGCAACGCCGCCTGCGGATCGTCCCGACCGCAGCCGACAAGTGCTAGCAATACCGCCAGCGCCGCTATTTTCCATGCTGACATGCTCAACTCCCCGAACCTCGCTATGATGCCGCAAACGTCATGCGGGCCGGCCGGCCCGCCGCAGATCAGGAGTGTGCCATGCAGACCTTGTATCCGGAGATCAAACCCTACGCCCGGCACGAGCTGGCGGTGGAAGAACCGCATGTGCTCTACGTCGACGAGAGTGGATCGCCGGATGGCCTGCCCGTGCTGTTCGTGCATGGCGGCCCTGGGGGTGGCTGCGATGCCATCAGCCGGCGCTTCTTCGATCCGAGCCTCTATCGCATCATCACCTTCGACCAGCGGGGCTGCGGTCGCTCGACGCCGCATGCCAGCCTGGAAAACAACACCACCGCGCACCTGATCGCCGACATGCAGCGCATCCGCGAGCATCTGGGCATCGACAAATGGGTGCTGTTCGGCGGCTCCTGGGGTTCGACGCTGTCACTGGCCTATGCCCAGGCCTTTCCCGAGCACGTGCACGCGCTGATCCTGCGTGGCATCTTCCTCTGCAGGCCGGAAGACCTGTCCTGGTTCTATCAGGAAGGCGCCAGCCGGCTGTTCCCGGATTACTGGCAGGACTTCGTCGCGCCGATTCCGCCCGAGGAGCGCGACGATCTGATGCAGGCGTTCTACCGCCGGCTCACCGGCAGCGACCAGATCGC harbors:
- the bamE gene encoding outer membrane protein assembly factor BamE domain-containing protein, with translation MSLRTPLLIACTVLLAACSPITQENFAKLKPGMERVEVEKLLGKPSECAGALGMSSCTWGEKNRFISVQFAGDKVMMFSGKGLR
- a CDS encoding class 1 fructose-bisphosphatase, whose translation is MSRVTLSRYLIEQTRSNNTPADLRFLIEVVARACKAISHQVSKGALGGVLGSAGSENVQGEVQKKLDVLSNEILLEANEWGGHLAGMASEEMDNAYQIPGKYPKGAYLLVFDPLDGSSNIDVNVSVGTIFSVLRCPDACFSQNDALGEEAFLQPGTKQVAAGYAIYGPQTMLVLTLGHGVMGFTLDRELGSFVLTHENLCVPQSTAEFAINMSNQRHWEAPVQRYVGELLAGKEGPLGKNYNMRWIASMVADVHRILTRGGIFMYPRDAREPDKAGKLRLMYEANPMSMIIEQAGGAATTGTQRILEIQPQSLHQRVPVFLGSKEEVERVTGYHQG
- a CDS encoding lipocalin family protein, whose product is MRASVALLCLILLSGCVGGGRERPPETVGEVDLARYQGTWYELARLPMFFQRDCLRSEAHYQLQANGKVAVTNRCETEDGQWQEAKGEAVPQQAGRTDRLWVRFDNWFGRLFPDLTKGHYWVLYLDEGYSTALVGSPDRRYLWLLARDAEVDQATRARLLSEAERRGYDTSELIWRQ
- a CDS encoding DUF924 family protein, translating into MQAPWQDLLHWWFGQGTSATEIAAEKQRLWFGYRPQQDAEARERFGALVEQALNGDLQDWAEQPEGWLALVLLLDQLPRMIHRDTPRAFAGDERAQQLVRDGLAHGGDMLLSPIQRVFIYLVLEHAENLAVQDLAVAHFTALRDIAAEHEQALFRDFLDYAERHREVISRFGRFPHRNAILGRDSSDAEQSFLQQPGSSF
- the pip gene encoding prolyl aminopeptidase, translating into MQTLYPEIKPYARHELAVEEPHVLYVDESGSPDGLPVLFVHGGPGGGCDAISRRFFDPSLYRIITFDQRGCGRSTPHASLENNTTAHLIADMQRIREHLGIDKWVLFGGSWGSTLSLAYAQAFPEHVHALILRGIFLCRPEDLSWFYQEGASRLFPDYWQDFVAPIPPEERDDLMQAFYRRLTGSDQIAQMHAAKAWSCWEGRTSTLRPNPNVVERFADPHRALSMARIECHYFVNQAFLEPDQLLRDMPKIAHLPGIIVHGRYDAICPLDNAWALHQAWPNSELQIIRDAGHSAAEVGIADALVRATGEIAHRLLDLPPADAE